A single genomic interval of Myxocyprinus asiaticus isolate MX2 ecotype Aquarium Trade chromosome 19, UBuf_Myxa_2, whole genome shotgun sequence harbors:
- the LOC127410280 gene encoding proteoglycan 4-like translates to MEEQVEEKVLHRKRTVVQKKEIWSSVLSMGKDRTAEPSVVPKASTPEPEGSVCELQPKGSEDISTSEPEGSEQAAVEAAVESSKQETEEPSAPHPEEPFKPEQEEPSAANPEEPSKPQQEESSKPEQEEPSTAHREEPSAAQPEPSKQEQEEPSAAHPEESSKPEQEEPSTAHREEPSAAQPEPSKQEQEEPSAAHPEEPSKPQQEEPSEQENEEPSAAHPEEPSKQEQEEPSTPHPEESSKPQQEESSKLQQEEPSTAHPEEPSKPQQEEPSAAHPEEPSEPQQEELSATHPEEPSKQEQEESSAAHLMEPSAVHPEEPSAVHPEEPSAAHPEDPFK, encoded by the exons ATGGAGGAACAAGTGGAAGAAAAGGTTCTTCATAGGAAGAGAACAG TGGTGCAAAAAAAGGAGATCTGGAGCTCTGTGTTGTCAATGGGAAAGGACAGGACAGCAGAGCCCAGTGTAGTTCCCAAAGCCTCCACACCAGAACCAGAGGGCTCAGTGTGTGAACTGCAACCAAAGGGCTCTGAAGATATCTCTACATCAGAACCAGAGGGCTCAGAACAGGCAGCAGTGGAAGCAGCAGTTGAGTCCTCCAAACAAGAAACAGAGGAGCCCTCCGCACCACACCCAGAGGAGCCCTTTAAACCAGAACAAGAGGAGCCCTCTGCAGCAAACCCAGAGGAGCCCTCTAAACCACAACAAGAGGAGTCCTCTAAACCAGAACAAGAGGAGCCCTCAACAGCACACCGAGAGGAGCCCTCCGCAGCACAACCAGAGCCCTCTAAACAAGAACAAGAGGAGCCCTCTGCAGCACACCCAGAGGAGTCCTCTAAACCAGAACAAGAGGAGCCCTCAACAGCACACCGAGAGGAGCCCTCCGCAGCACAACCAGAGCCCTCTAAACAAGAACAAGAGGAGCCCTCTGCAGCACACCCAGAGGAGCCCTCTAAACCACAACAAGAGGAGCCCTCTGAACAAGAAAATGAGGAACCCTCTGCAGCACACCCAGAGGAGCCCTCTAAACAAGAACAAGAGGAGCCCTCCACACCACACCCAGAGGAGTCCTCTAAACCACAACAAGAGGAGTCCTCTAAACTACAACAAGAGGAGCCCTCCACAGCACACCCAGAGGAGCCCTCTAAACCACAGCAAGAGGAGCCCTCCGCAGCACACCCAGAGGAGCCCTCTGAACCACAGCAAGAGGAGCTCTCCGCAACACATCCAGAGGAGCCCTCTAAACAAGAACAAGAGGAGTCCTCCGCAGCACACCTAATGGAGCCCTCCGCAGTACACCCAGAGGAGCCCTCCGCAGTACACCCAGAGGAGCCCTCTGCAGCACACCCAGAGGATCCCTTTAAATAA
- the LOC127410285 gene encoding protein TsetseEP-like, giving the protein MAPMPIYFPQSAPYCGIFAAELMGSPQSPSSVPPVRERRRISIKDPMQDGKDIMEAIFSGSWKLSPLGLLQPEVPTSDMQMAPGMVASMPASSVEAEEPPGPSAEPELKQVLEPELELETEPEPELETELETEPETEPVPKSEPKLEPEPETESELKLEPEPKPELETELETEPEPETEPKPKPETKPELETEQEPEREPKPEPDTKPELETEQEPETEPKPEPKPEQETEPEPETEPEPKQESES; this is encoded by the exons ATGGCACCCATGCCCATCTATTTTCCACAGTCGGCACCATACTGTGGCATTTTTGCCGCCGAACTAATGGGGTCTCCTCAGTCTCCATCCTCTGTTCCACCTGTTAGGGAGAGGAGACGG ATTTCCATTAAAGATCCCATGCAGGACGGCAAAGACATTATGGAGGCAATATTTTCAGGGAGCTGGAAATTAAGCCCACTTGGACTACTGCAGCCAGAGGTTCCAACCTCAGACATGCAAATGGCTCCAGGTATGGTAGCCTCCATGCCTGCCTCATCAGTTGAGGCAGAAGAACCACCTGGCCCCTCAGCTGAGCCAGAGCTGAAACAAGTGCTGGAGCCTGAGCTAGAGCTGGAGACCGAGCCGGAGCCTGAGCTggagacagaactggagaccgaGCCAGAGACGGAGCCCGTGCCGAAGTCAGAGCCAAAGCTAGAGCCTGAGCCAGAGACTGAGTCCGAGCTGAAGCTAGAGCCAGAGCCAAAGCCAGAGCTGGAGACTGAGCTGGAGACCGAGCCGGAGCCGGAGACCGAGCCGAAGCCAAAGCCGGAGACGAAGCCAGAGCTGGAGACCGAGCAGGAGCCAGAGAGAGAGCCGAAGCCAGAGCCGGATACGAAGCCAGAGCTGGAGACCGAGCAGGAGCCAGAGACAGAGCCAAAGCCAGAGCCAAAGCCAGAGCAGGAGACTGAGCCAGAGCCGGAGACCGAGCCAGAGCCAAAGCAGGAGTCAGAGAGTTAG